The following proteins are encoded in a genomic region of Glycine max cultivar Williams 82 chromosome 18, Glycine_max_v4.0, whole genome shotgun sequence:
- the LOC121174061 gene encoding uncharacterized protein has product MSGEVDPSLDIHSFLYLHPNENPAMALVSPSLDSINYHSWSRSMLTALSAKNKVEFVDGSARQPSSSYCVYSAWKRCNIMVVSWLVHSVSSSIRQIILWMDSIEEIWRDLKSRYSQGDLLCIFALQLKASSIKQGDLYVTNYFTQLRIIWDELENFRPDPICVCTVKCVCKVSSILAQRKLEDQAMKFLRGLNDQYANVRSHVFSYAAQQERQFFVPDSLAEVNATIMNSMCNFYGRTGHTESTCYRKHGFPNKNGKSTSNRGKACSHCGKNGHTVDTSYKKYGFPPG; this is encoded by the coding sequence ATGAGTGGTGAAGTTGATCCCTCACTTGATATTCATAGTTTCTTGTACTTGCATCCAAATGAAAACCCCGCTATGGCATTAGTTTCTCCCTCACTTGATTCCATAAACTATCACTCTTGGAGCAGATCCATGCTCACGGCTCTCAGTGCTAAAAACAAAGTAGAATTTGTGGATGGCAGTGCTCGACAACCGTCTTCCTCTTACTGTGTCTACAGTGCATGGAAACGATGTAATATTATGGTGGTCTCCTGGCTTGTGCACTCTGTTTCTTCTTCAATAAGACAAATCATTCTCTGGATGGACTCTATAGAAGAGATTTGGCGCGATCTGAAATCACGTTATTCCCAAGGAGATCTTCTGTGCATATTTGCTCTACAACTCAAAGCTTCCTCGATCAAACAAGGTGACTTATATGTCACTAACTATTTTACTCAGTTACGAATTATATGGGATGAGCTTGAGAACTTTCGACCAGACCCGATTTGTGTGTGCACTGTGAAATGTGTGTGTAAAGTTTCATCTATTCTCGCTCAAAGGAAATTGGAGGATCAAGCCATGAAATTTCTTAGAGGGCTTAATGATCAATATGCAAATGTTAGATCTCATGTTTTCTCCTACGCTGCACAACAGGAGCGACAGTTTTTTGTTCCTGATTCCTTAGCTGAAGTTAATGCTACCATCATGAATTCTATGTGCAATTTTTATGGACGAACTGGTCATACTGAAAGCACTTGTTACCGTAAGCATGGATTCCCTAACAAGAATGGCAAGAGCACCTCTAATCGTGGAAAAGCTTGCTCCCACTGCGGAAAGAATGGTCATACAGTAGATACATCTTATAAGAAATATGGCTTCCCTCCTGGCTAA